Proteins found in one Candidatus Saccharibacteria bacterium genomic segment:
- a CDS encoding flippase-like domain-containing protein → MGQKFRLSANTIKSKLTFRNIIIAIAIIGLISLTSSSIPQFKNLTQTIKDINLAILCLAILPRILSIYCQAGYFRSIIINDKKHPWPAISHIAPFWTMNTINLLVPSGGIAGIKYMQTKLYPDIKFSEISSANFLFYIFNGLAIFSWLVIAFFSLIWSDNIDLISFKIVYIILGLLIVLMLVLILITIAIDFFKNLTNIALIPIEKLIKKFRPNFNRDQAVTFINDHLDQIHRLITQDKNFIWPLGFALLGVFADILTITIVFWSLGDILNIGIIIVAYSFALGSSIGSILAGGVGIYETVMTTTFVTLGVPLSLALPATLIYRLVSVWIPIIPGAYYYKRYPSRLESNPTPDDAQDI, encoded by the coding sequence ATGGGTCAAAAGTTTAGACTATCAGCAAACACCATCAAATCAAAACTCACGTTTCGCAATATTATCATTGCTATTGCAATCATTGGCCTAATCAGCCTAACTTCATCTAGTATCCCCCAATTCAAGAACTTGACACAGACTATCAAAGATATCAACCTAGCGATCTTATGCTTGGCAATCTTGCCACGTATACTCAGTATTTATTGTCAGGCTGGATATTTTAGGAGTATCATCATCAATGATAAGAAGCATCCTTGGCCAGCCATCTCACATATAGCACCCTTCTGGACAATGAATACCATTAATCTACTAGTTCCAAGCGGAGGAATTGCTGGAATAAAATATATGCAGACCAAACTATATCCAGATATAAAATTTAGCGAAATTAGCTCTGCAAATTTCCTATTCTATATATTTAATGGGCTCGCAATCTTTAGCTGGCTAGTTATTGCCTTCTTTAGCCTAATCTGGAGTGATAATATCGACTTAATCAGCTTCAAGATTGTTTATATTATCCTAGGTCTACTGATTGTTCTAATGCTGGTCTTGATCCTGATCACGATTGCTATTGATTTCTTTAAAAATCTGACCAATATCGCCTTAATCCCGATTGAAAAACTAATCAAAAAATTCAGACCCAACTTTAATCGCGACCAAGCCGTAACTTTTATCAATGATCATCTTGATCAAATCCACCGCTTAATTACACAAGACAAAAACTTTATTTGGCCACTTGGTTTTGCGCTATTAGGAGTATTTGCCGATATCCTGACTATTACTATTGTTTTTTGGTCACTAGGAGACATTCTCAATATTGGAATTATCATAGTCGCCTATAGCTTTGCTCTGGGTAGTAGTATTGGCTCAATACTAGCAGGTGGAGTAGGGATTTATGAGACTGTGATGACTACTACCTTTGTCACCCTTGGAGTACCTCTTAGCTTAGCCTTGCCCGCTACTCTAATCTACCGTCTTGTCAGTGTCTGGATCCCAATCATACCTGGCGCATACTACTACAAACGCTATCCATCTAGACTAGAATCAAATCCTACCCCAGACGATGCTCAAGACATTTGA